Proteins encoded together in one Acidaminococcus timonensis window:
- the rpsS gene encoding 30S ribosomal protein S19, whose protein sequence is MSRSVKKGPYVQASLLKKVEALNAAQEKKVIKTWSRSSTILPEFLGHTIAVHDGRKHVPVYITEDMVGHKLGEFAPTRLFKGHGDKAAAVTK, encoded by the coding sequence GTGTCCAGATCCGTTAAAAAAGGACCTTATGTCCAAGCTAGTCTGCTGAAAAAAGTTGAAGCGCTGAACGCTGCACAGGAAAAGAAAGTCATCAAGACTTGGTCCCGCAGCTCCACGATTCTCCCTGAATTTTTGGGCCACACGATTGCCGTCCATGATGGTCGGAAACATGTGCCTGTGTATATCACCGAAGATATGGTCGGCCATAAATTAGGCGAATTCGCTCCTACCCGTCTGTTCAAGGGCCATGGCGATAAAGCCGCTGCCGTTACGAAATAA
- the rplC gene encoding 50S ribosomal protein L3, which produces MAKGIIGKKLGMTQIFEADGTLVPVTVVEAGPCVVLQNKTEEKDGYNAVQLGFGDIKEKQVNKPMKGFFDKAGVAPVKVVREVRLDAPSEYKIGDKIAADIFAAGDLVDAVGVSRGKGFAGTIKRHNFACGPMKHGSKSHREPGSNGPMHSGPGGRVIKGKKLPGRMGGISATVQRLKIARVDKDRNLIMVRGSVPGAAGTFLLLRDTVRPDVVKAVTK; this is translated from the coding sequence ATGGCTAAAGGAATCATTGGCAAAAAATTAGGTATGACCCAAATTTTTGAAGCTGACGGTACTTTGGTTCCCGTTACTGTTGTAGAAGCGGGTCCCTGCGTCGTGCTGCAAAACAAGACCGAAGAAAAAGACGGCTACAATGCTGTTCAACTCGGTTTCGGTGATATCAAAGAAAAACAAGTCAACAAACCCATGAAGGGCTTCTTCGACAAAGCTGGCGTGGCTCCTGTAAAGGTTGTCCGTGAAGTTCGCCTGGATGCTCCTTCTGAATATAAAATCGGTGACAAGATTGCTGCTGACATTTTCGCAGCCGGCGATCTGGTTGACGCTGTCGGCGTTTCCCGCGGTAAAGGGTTCGCTGGTACGATCAAACGCCACAACTTCGCATGCGGTCCCATGAAACACGGTTCCAAATCCCATCGTGAACCCGGTTCCAACGGTCCTATGCATTCCGGTCCTGGCGGCCGTGTAATCAAAGGCAAAAAGCTGCCTGGCCGTATGGGTGGAATCAGCGCGACTGTGCAACGTTTGAAGATCGCAAGAGTGGATAAGGACCGCAACCTGATCATGGTGAGAGGTTCTGTACCTGGTGCCGCTGGTACCTTCCTGCTGCTGAGAGACACGGTTCGTCCCGATGTCGTGAAAGCAGTTACAAAATAA
- the rplB gene encoding 50S ribosomal protein L2: MAIKSFNPYSPSRRNMTVSTFEEITTDKPHRPLVVKLNQHAGRNYTGKTTVRHQGGGHKRQYRIIDFKRNKDNIPAKVATIEYDPNRSANIALLNYADGEKRYILAPQGLKVGDVLVSGPEADIKIGNALPLQNIPLGTMVHNVEMKIGKGGQLGRSAGAAIQLMAKEGSYALLRMPSGELRQVHIFCRATIGQIGNLDHENLNLGKAGRTRWLGVRPANRGVAMNPNDHPHGGGEGHSPVGRKRPVTPWGKSAFGTRTRKHKKASTKLILKRRTK, translated from the coding sequence ATGGCTATTAAAAGCTTTAACCCGTACTCTCCTTCTCGGCGGAACATGACTGTGTCCACCTTCGAAGAGATCACTACGGACAAGCCCCATCGCCCCTTAGTTGTTAAACTGAACCAGCATGCCGGCCGTAACTACACCGGTAAGACCACGGTTCGTCATCAGGGCGGCGGTCATAAGAGACAATATCGTATCATCGATTTCAAACGGAATAAAGACAACATCCCTGCTAAAGTTGCGACCATCGAATATGATCCCAACCGCAGCGCCAACATTGCTCTGCTGAACTATGCAGACGGTGAAAAACGGTACATCCTGGCTCCTCAGGGCCTGAAGGTTGGCGATGTGCTGGTCAGCGGTCCGGAAGCCGATATCAAGATCGGTAACGCACTGCCCCTGCAGAACATCCCTCTGGGTACCATGGTCCACAATGTGGAAATGAAGATCGGCAAAGGTGGCCAGCTGGGCCGCAGCGCCGGTGCCGCCATTCAGCTGATGGCTAAAGAAGGCAGCTATGCTCTGCTGCGTATGCCTTCCGGCGAACTGCGTCAGGTACACATCTTCTGCCGTGCAACCATCGGTCAGATCGGTAACCTGGATCACGAAAACCTGAACCTGGGTAAAGCTGGTCGTACCCGTTGGCTGGGTGTCCGTCCTGCCAACCGTGGTGTGGCAATGAACCCGAACGACCATCCGCATGGTGGTGGTGAAGGTCACTCCCCTGTTGGTCGTAAGCGTCCTGTTACTCCTTGGGGCAAGAGCGCCTTCGGTACTCGTACCCGGAAGCACAAGAAAGCTTCTACGAAACTGATCCTGAAACGCAGAACGAAATAA
- the tuf gene encoding elongation factor Tu, with amino-acid sequence MAKEKFERTKPHVNIGTIGHVDHGKTTLTAAITKVLSETPGCKATFEAYADIDKAPEERERGITINTAHVEYETQKRHYAHVDCPGHADYVKNMITGAAQMDGAILVVSAADGPMPQTREHILLARQVGVPAIVVFLNKSDQVDDPELIELVEMEVRELLSQYGYPGDEVPIVVGSALKALEGDKEQEDNIRKLMEAVDDYIPTPVHDLAKPFLMPIEDVFTITGRGTVATGRVERGVIKVGDTVEIVGLKDEKKQSVATGLEMFRKTLDQAEAGDNIGCLLRGIDRTEVERGQVLAKPGSIHPHTKFKGQVYVLTKEEGGRHTPFFNGYRPQFYFRTTDVTGVAHLPEGTEMVMPGDNVVMDVELITPIAIEQGLRFAIREGGHTVGAGVVTEIEA; translated from the coding sequence ATGGCTAAAGAGAAATTTGAAAGAACCAAACCCCATGTGAACATTGGTACCATTGGTCACGTTGACCATGGCAAGACCACTCTGACTGCGGCTATCACCAAAGTCCTGTCCGAAACTCCGGGCTGCAAAGCTACTTTCGAAGCGTATGCCGATATCGATAAGGCTCCGGAAGAAAGAGAACGTGGTATCACCATCAACACGGCTCACGTTGAATATGAAACCCAGAAGAGACACTATGCACACGTTGACTGCCCGGGGCACGCTGACTATGTAAAGAACATGATCACCGGTGCTGCTCAGATGGACGGTGCCATCCTGGTTGTTTCCGCTGCTGATGGTCCTATGCCTCAGACCCGTGAACACATCCTGCTGGCTCGTCAGGTTGGCGTACCTGCCATCGTAGTGTTCCTGAACAAATCCGACCAAGTCGACGATCCTGAACTGATCGAGCTGGTTGAAATGGAAGTCCGTGAACTGCTGAGCCAGTACGGTTATCCTGGAGACGAAGTGCCCATCGTTGTAGGCTCCGCTCTGAAAGCCCTGGAAGGCGACAAGGAACAGGAAGACAACATCCGCAAACTGATGGAAGCTGTGGATGACTACATTCCGACTCCTGTCCATGACCTGGCCAAACCGTTCCTGATGCCTATCGAAGACGTATTCACCATCACCGGTCGTGGTACCGTTGCTACCGGCCGTGTGGAACGTGGCGTGATCAAAGTTGGCGACACGGTTGAAATCGTAGGTCTGAAAGACGAAAAGAAACAATCCGTTGCCACCGGTCTGGAAATGTTCCGCAAGACCCTGGATCAGGCTGAAGCCGGCGATAACATCGGCTGCCTGCTGCGTGGTATCGACCGTACTGAAGTAGAAAGAGGTCAGGTACTGGCCAAACCGGGCAGCATCCATCCTCATACGAAATTCAAAGGTCAGGTTTACGTACTGACCAAAGAAGAAGGCGGCCGTCATACTCCGTTCTTCAACGGCTATCGTCCGCAGTTCTACTTCCGTACCACTGACGTTACTGGTGTAGCTCACCTGCCCGAAGGCACCGAAATGGTAATGCCTGGCGATAACGTTGTGATGGATGTGGAACTGATCACCCCGATCGCCATCGAACAAGGTCTGCGTTTCGCTATCCGCGAAGGCGGCCATACGGTTGGCGCCGGTGTTGTTACTGAAATCGAAGCCTAA
- the rplD gene encoding 50S ribosomal protein L4, which yields MPKVAIYDMTGKQTGEEIELMDYVFGVEFNEAVVHQAVVMQQANERQGTHATKTRGLVRGGGRKPWKQKGTGRARAGSVRSPLWVGGGTVFGPAPRSHAIDMPRKARRLAIRCALSAKVAEGALVVVDGLTLAAPKTKDAVALLKGFEAVDKKALIITDGENENVEKSSRNIEKVKALSNDCLNVYDILNAEKVLLAKDAVARIEEVLA from the coding sequence ATGCCGAAAGTAGCAATTTACGATATGACCGGCAAACAAACCGGTGAAGAAATAGAATTGATGGATTACGTCTTTGGCGTAGAATTCAACGAAGCAGTTGTCCATCAGGCTGTTGTCATGCAACAAGCTAACGAACGTCAGGGCACTCATGCAACCAAGACCCGTGGTCTGGTCCGCGGCGGTGGCAGAAAACCCTGGAAACAAAAAGGCACCGGCCGTGCTCGTGCTGGTTCCGTCCGTTCTCCTCTGTGGGTAGGCGGTGGTACCGTCTTCGGTCCTGCTCCCCGGAGTCATGCAATCGATATGCCCCGCAAGGCTCGTCGTCTGGCAATCCGCTGCGCACTGAGCGCAAAAGTTGCTGAAGGCGCTCTGGTCGTTGTTGACGGCCTGACCCTGGCAGCTCCCAAAACCAAAGATGCAGTCGCTCTGCTGAAAGGTTTCGAAGCTGTTGACAAAAAAGCCCTGATCATTACGGATGGGGAAAACGAAAACGTAGAAAAATCTTCCCGCAACATCGAAAAGGTTAAGGCTCTGTCCAACGACTGCCTGAACGTTTACGATATCCTGAATGCGGAAAAAGTACTGCTGGCTAAAGATGCCGTAGCAAGAATTGAGGAGGTGCTCGCATAA
- the rplV gene encoding 50S ribosomal protein L22 gives MQEAKAVAKYIRIAPRKLRIVINLIRGKSVNEAFAILKFTPKVGSEVIEKVLRSAVANAEHNFDMNVDKLVVSNAFVDQGPTMKRIHPRSRGQAFKILKRSSHVTVAVSEK, from the coding sequence ATGCAAGAAGCTAAAGCTGTTGCCAAATACATCCGTATCGCACCTCGCAAACTGCGCATCGTGATCAACCTGATCCGTGGCAAGTCTGTGAACGAAGCCTTTGCAATCCTCAAGTTTACCCCGAAGGTTGGTTCTGAGGTTATTGAAAAAGTTCTTCGCTCCGCTGTTGCGAACGCTGAACATAACTTTGACATGAACGTTGACAAACTGGTCGTTTCCAACGCTTTCGTTGACCAGGGTCCTACCATGAAGAGAATCCATCCGCGGTCTCGTGGACAGGCCTTCAAGATCCTGAAACGTTCCAGCCATGTCACTGTGGCTGTTTCCGAAAAATAA
- the rpsJ gene encoding 30S ribosomal protein S10 — MAKTQKIRIRLKAYDYKALDQSASKIVETAKRTGAQVSGPIPLPTEKNIYTILRSPHVNKDSREQFEMRTHKRLVDILEPTAKTIDALTRLDLPAGVDIEIKA, encoded by the coding sequence ATGGCAAAGACTCAAAAAATCCGTATACGCCTGAAAGCGTATGACTACAAAGCACTGGATCAGAGTGCTTCCAAAATCGTAGAAACGGCGAAACGCACGGGTGCGCAAGTATCCGGTCCGATTCCCCTGCCTACGGAAAAAAACATCTATACGATTCTGCGTTCCCCGCATGTCAACAAAGACTCTCGTGAACAGTTCGAAATGCGGACTCACAAGAGACTGGTAGACATCCTGGAACCTACAGCTAAGACGATCGATGCACTGACTCGCTTGGATCTTCCTGCTGGTGTAGATATCGAGATCAAAGCGTAA
- the rplW gene encoding 50S ribosomal protein L23 produces MAANPRDIIIRPIVTEKTSDMMKDNKYTFQVAMGANKTEIRQAIEDIFNVKVVNVNTIRVLGKTKRMGKYEGKRSDYKKAIVKLAEGNTIPLFEGM; encoded by the coding sequence ATGGCTGCTAATCCTCGCGACATTATCATCAGACCCATCGTGACCGAAAAGACTTCTGATATGATGAAGGATAACAAATATACTTTCCAGGTAGCTATGGGCGCAAACAAGACTGAAATTCGCCAAGCCATTGAAGATATCTTCAATGTGAAGGTAGTAAATGTCAACACCATCCGCGTACTGGGCAAAACCAAGCGCATGGGCAAATATGAAGGCAAACGTTCCGATTACAAGAAAGCGATTGTAAAACTGGCTGAAGGTAATACAATTCCGCTGTTCGAAGGAATGTAA
- the rpsC gene encoding 30S ribosomal protein S3, whose product MGQKVNPHGFRVGVIDDWDSKWFADKDYQKNLLEDIKIRNFIKDKQFQAGISRVVIERTEQKMRISIYTAKPGIVIGRQGSNIELLKKDLAKMTDSKLDINIIEVKQPDMDATLVAENVASQLERRIAFRRAMKQCVGRTMRLGAKGIKIQCAGRLGGAEIARTESYRDGSIPLHTLRANIDYGTAEAHTTYGRIGVKVWIYKGEVLPTKPAKKEAPEAQEGGAK is encoded by the coding sequence GTGGGTCAAAAAGTTAATCCACATGGTTTCAGAGTGGGCGTAATCGACGATTGGGATTCCAAATGGTTCGCCGACAAAGACTATCAAAAGAATCTGTTGGAAGATATCAAGATTCGTAACTTCATTAAAGATAAACAATTCCAGGCTGGCATCTCTCGGGTCGTGATCGAACGGACCGAACAAAAGATGCGCATCAGCATCTACACCGCAAAACCTGGTATCGTGATCGGCCGTCAGGGCAGCAACATCGAACTGCTGAAAAAAGACCTGGCTAAGATGACCGACAGCAAACTGGACATCAACATCATCGAGGTTAAACAACCGGATATGGATGCTACCCTGGTTGCTGAAAACGTGGCTTCCCAGCTGGAACGCCGGATTGCTTTCCGTCGTGCCATGAAACAGTGCGTGGGCCGTACCATGCGTCTGGGTGCCAAGGGTATCAAGATCCAGTGCGCTGGTCGTCTGGGCGGTGCTGAAATTGCCCGTACCGAAAGCTATCGTGATGGCAGTATCCCCCTGCATACCCTGCGTGCCAACATCGACTATGGGACTGCAGAAGCTCATACCACTTATGGCCGTATCGGCGTAAAGGTATGGATCTATAAAGGCGAAGTCCTGCCGACCAAACCTGCAAAGAAAGAAGCTCCTGAAGCGCAAGAAGGAGGGGCGAAATAA